In Colletotrichum higginsianum IMI 349063 chromosome 3, whole genome shotgun sequence, a genomic segment contains:
- a CDS encoding Beta-glucosidase → MKLSTIQAAVGSALLLLSAQPAEAHDGSHRHLHKLKDGLSPNDEHESLAERTLVERTSDGKAICSLPSDGDLVNVPGASNKGFAMSPDQACVEGSYCPIACKPGKVMAQWEPDSSYTYPSSMNGGLYCGSDGKAVKPFKNSPYCVDGAGTVEVYNNCGKTLSFCQTVLPGNEAMLIPSVIDKSITLAVPDPSYWCSTAAHYYINPPGVTDEGCIWGDSSKPVGNWAAYVAGANQDTQGRTFVTLGYNPIWEGSALKNTKPTYGVKIECPDGGCNGTPCAIDPSSSAIGDVTSNLAGTGAGNSKYCVVTVPKGKKGRIVVFPLDGSGSKDSEEKEEKKEEKKEDKIEIKVVKSTPSPTPTPTPTPTPTPTPTPTPSPSSSAAVTSKSPSPKPSSSASSTSSTTATPTVIPGIFHENDNSTTSSTESEATTSEPIAPTETEESAPATTSKENEGSKQGGGAVAGLIIAFVAATFLY, encoded by the exons ATGAAGCTCTCTACTatccaggccgccgtcggctcAGCATTGCTTCTGCTGTccgcccagcccgccgaagcgCACGATGGTTCCCATCGCCACCTTCACAAGCTGAAGGATGGTCTCAGTCCCAACGACGAACATGAGTCGCTCGCCGAGAGGACTCTCGTCGAGAGGACCTCCGACGGAAAGGCCATCTGCAGTCTGCCCAGCGATGGCGATCTGGTCAATGTGCCGGGTGCCTCCAACAAGGGCTTTGCCATGAGTCCTGACCAGGCCTGTGTTGAGGGAAGCTACTGCCCCATTGCCTGTAAGCCGGGCAAGGTTATGGCGCAGTGGGAGCCGGACTCATCTTACACGTACCCCTCTTCTATG AACGGCGGCCTCTACTGCGGGTCTGACGGCAAGGCCGTGAAGCCCTTTAAGAACTCGCCATACTGCGTAGATGGCGCTGGAACTGTCGAGGTCTACAACAACTGCGGCAAGACCTTATCTTTCTGCCAGACCGTTCTGCCCGGCAATGAGGCCATGCTCATCCCCAGCGTCATTGACAAGTCCATCACCCTAGCTGTTCCCGACCCCAGCTACTGGTGCAGCACGGCTGCTCA CTACTACATCAACCCGCCCGGTGTTACCGATGAGGGCTGCATCTGGGGCGATTCATCCAAGCCCGTCGGTAACTGGGCTGCCTATGTGGCAGGTGCCAACCAGGACACCCAAGGCCGGACTTTCGTCACGCTTGGCTACAACCCCATTTGGGAGGGTTCGGCGCTCAAGAACACGAAGCCCACCTATGGTGTCAAGATCGAATGCCCCGACGGTGGCTGCAATGGCACTCCTTGCGCCATTGACCCTTCCTCGAGCGCAATTGGAGATGTGACCAGCAACCTGGCTGGCACTGGTGCAGGCAACTCCAAGTACTGTGTTGTCACTGTCCCCAAGGGAAAGAAGGGCCGCATCGTCGTTTTCCCTTTGGATGGTTCCGGTAGCAAGGACTccgaagagaaggaggagaagaaggaggaaaagaaggaggacAAGATTGAAATCAAGGTGGTCAAGTCTACGCCGTCCCCGACACCGACGCCCACTCctacgccgacgccgacgccgacaccaACGCCGACCCCGTCACCGTCCTCCTCTGCTGCGGTGACCTCCAAGAGCCCGAGCCCTAAACCCTCTAGCTCTGCTTCCTCCACTTCCTCCACAACGGCGACTCCTACCGTCATCCCTGGTATTTTCCACGAGAACGACAACTCAACCACGTCGTCCACCGAGTCCGAAGCGACAACTTCTGAGCCGATTGCCCCCACCGAGACGGAAGAATCCGCCCCCGCGACCACCTCAAAGGAGAACGAAGGCAGCAAACAAGGTGGAGGCGCTGTTGCAGGCCTCATCATCGCGTTTGTTGCGGCAACCTTCCTGTACTGA